The Novipirellula aureliae sequence CTTCAGTTGTTCCGTAATCGATCTTTGCTTGCAGGGTGCTCAACGGAATTGAACCCGCAATCTGTTTCTCTCGGCGAGCCATTTCAGCTCCACCTAAACGACCGGCCAATTGGATCTTGATGCCTTTAGCACCCGCATCCATTGTCTGTTCAAGCGATCGTTTCATCGTACGACGAAAACTCGACCGCTTAGCCAATTGTTGTGCGATATCTTCGGCGACCAACTGAGCCATTAGCTCAGGCCGTCCGACCTCTTCAACCTTCAAATTAATTCGTCGTCCGATCAAGTTCTGAAGCTCTGCTTGCAAGATCTCAATCTCTTGACCCTTTTTGCCGATGATCAAACCAGGCCGAGCGACAAACATCATCACGCGAACTTCGTCGCGAGTCCGCTCGATCTCAATGCGGTCGATCCCCGCGTTCTTGTACTGTGTCTTTTTCGGATGATTCTGGATAAAGTTTCGCAACTTGCGATCCTCCAGCAACAGATCCGCAAAGTCCTGCTTCGAAGCATACCACCGACTGGTCCAGCCGCGAGTAACGCCAGTTCGAAACGCAATCGGGTTTACTTTTTGACCCATAATTTAGGACTCGTTCTCTTCGTTTCTTTTGGGAATTTCATGTAGTGGAACTCGCTAAGAGTTCC is a genomic window containing:
- the rpsC gene encoding 30S ribosomal protein S3 codes for the protein MGQKVNPIAFRTGVTRGWTSRWYASKQDFADLLLEDRKLRNFIQNHPKKTQYKNAGIDRIEIERTRDEVRVMMFVARPGLIIGKKGQEIEILQAELQNLIGRRINLKVEEVGRPELMAQLVAEDIAQQLAKRSSFRRTMKRSLEQTMDAGAKGIKIQLAGRLGGAEMARREKQIAGSIPLSTLQAKIDYGTTEAVTPQGHIGIQVWINQGTYGDESDGADAQAGQASKKPKRSHKR